Below is a genomic region from Methylobacterium sp. FF17.
GAAGCGGCGAGGGATCCGGGTGAACCGCCCCTGTGCCGCAACGGAACGCGGGGAGCAAGCGTTGCCGGCTCCGGGGCTGACGGAAAGTCAAGGCCGCCGCGCCGCCGGCCTGCCCCAATCCGGCGTCAAGGTTAAGAAGAGGTTGTTGCCTGGGGCGGCGGGACGCCGGCTCCGGAGGCGGCGTTCTCCTCAACGAAGCCTCGCGGCGGGATGCAGGGCTTGCTAAGCAGGTGTCGGGGACGTGGTCGCCAGTCTTGCGGCAGAAACCCGCGTCACGGCAAAACGCTGAGCCGGGTGACGCGTTGGCCTGGGGATGCGAACCGGCTTAGGATCGGCGGGCCCGGCGACGTGCCGGATCCGGGTGCTCGAAGGACTGGAATACAGGTGCGCCTGCCCAAAGCGACCTCGATCACCACGCGCATCAAGCGTGCCGCCCTCGGCTTCGACGCCTGGGTGAATGCGAGCCTGTACGACAGTGGCCGCTCGGCGGGAGAGACCTACGAGCGCTTTCAAGAGCGCATGAACGTCTTCGCCGTGCGCGGCTGGAAACGCGTCGCCCTCGACCTGACCAGCGAAGGCGTGACGATCGGGACCGCCGGCGCCGTGCTGATGCTGGCGCTCGCCCAATCCGCCTTCAACCAGACCAGCGACAACTGGCTGAAGGCCCAGGATCTGGCGGTGACCTTCCTCGACCGCTACGGCACCGAGGTCGGACGGCGGGGCATCAAGCACGACGACTCGCTCAAGCTCGACGACTTCCCCGACATCATGATCAAGGCCCTGGTCTCGACGGAGGACCGGCGCTTCTACGAGCATTGGGGCATCGACCCGATCGGCACGGCGCGCGCGCTTGTCTCGAACTCGCGCGGCGGCGGCAACACCCAGGGCGGCTCCTCGATCACGCAGCAGCTCGCCAAGAACCTGTTCCTCACCAACGAGCGCTCCCTCGAGCGCAAGATCAACGAGGCGTTCCTGGCCCTCTGGCTCGAGAGCCACCTCAGCAAGAACGAGATCCTGAAGCTCTACCTCGACCGGGCCTATATGGGCGGCGGCACCTTCGGCGCCGTGGCGGCGGCGGACTACTATTTCGGCAAGCCGCTCAAGGACATCACCCTGGCGGAGGCCGCGATGCTCGCCGGCCTGTTCAAGGCGCCGACGAAGTACGCCCCCCACGTGAACCTGCCGGCGGCGCGCGCCCGCGCGGCCGACGTGCTGCACAACATGGTGGAGGCCGGCTTCGTCACGGAGGGGCAGATCCAGACGGCCCTGCGCAACCCCGCGACCCCCGTGACCCGCACCCGCGACATCACGGCCGATTACTACCTCGACTGGGCGTTCGGCGAGATCAAGCAGATGGCCGATGCGGGGCGCTTCCGCAGCGACCGGGTGCTCACCGTAAAGACGCCCCTCGACCTCACCATCCAGCGCCGGGCCGACGAGGTGGTGCAGGGGACCCTGCGCCGCCTCGGCGACCAGTACGAGGTGGACGAGGCCGCAATGGTGATCCTCGATCCGGACGGGGCGCTGCGCGCGATGGTCGGCGGCGCCGATTACGGCGAGAGCCAGTTCAACCGCGCCACCGATGCGCTCCGCCAGCCCGGCTCGTCGTTCAAGCCCTACGTCTATGCCGCCGGGCTCGCGGCCGGCCTCTACCGGCCCGATACCCGCGTGGTCGACCGGCCTGTCTGCATCGGCAACTGGTGTCCGCAGAATTACGGGCGCTCCTTCTCGGGGGCGACCAGCCTCACCGTGGCGGTGGCCAAATCCATCAACACCATCCCGATCCAGGTCTCGATCGCGCTGGGCAAGGCCATGGGCATCTCGCACGAGGCCCGGGCGGCGGCGGCTGGGCGCAAGAAGATCATCGAGACGGCGCATGCCATGGGCATCACCACGCAGCTGACCGACTCGGTCTCGCTTCCCATCGGCTCGGCCGAGGTGAACGTCATCGATCAGGCCGCCGGCTACGCCGTGTTCGCCAATGGTGGGCGCAAGGCCAAGCCCTACGCGGCGATGGAGGTGAAGAACTCGTCCGGCGAGGTGATCTACCGCCACGCCGACGAGCGGGTGGAACAGGTGCTTTCCACCCAGGTGGTCGGGGACATGAACTTCATGCTCACCAAGGTGGTGGAGGAGGGCACGGGCAAGCGCGCGGCCCTGGAAGGCATCAAGGTGGCAGGCAAGTCCGGCACCACGAACGCCTATCGCGACGCCTGGTTCGTCGGCTACACGGGCAATTACGTCGGCGCCGTCTGGTTCGGGAACGACGACCACACCTCCACCAACAAGATGACCGGCGGATCGCTGCCCGCCATGGCTTGGCACGACGTGATGGAGGTCGCTCACCAGGGTATCGAGCTCAAACCGATGCCCGGCCTCAAGGATCCGGGTCGTGCGGTGGCCCAGTCGGGGCCGAGTGCCGCGCCCGTCAATGCAGCGGCGAGTGCGGCCGGCAAGCTCTCGCGGCGCTCCTTCGAGGTCATCGGTGCGATGAACGGCCTGTTCCGTCAGGTGGAGAAGGCCTCCGAAAAGGCCGTCGAGAAATCCTCCGCGTTCCGTCCGGCGCGCGTGCCGGGCGCCGTCGCGGACGGGACGCGGGCGGTCGACGGCCGCATCGGCACGCCGTAACCGACACGCATGCGCATGAGATTGGCCGAAACGGTCGCGCGGTTGCGCACCCCGACCCGAACCCCACCGCCCGAGGCCCCACGCGCGGGTCCCGGCCCTCAAGGCCCCAAGGGGTTCGGCTCCGAGCAACTCGGGTCCGGCCGACACGTGGCCGCTGCCCTGCGCGGTGGAATCCGGCGGGCCTCGACCGTCACGCTGGTCCTCTACGCCCTGGCGCTGGGCGCCGGGATCGGACTTGCCACCGCCGATTACGCCACCCGGGGCGGCTATCCCTTCGGGGGCGTGCGAGTGGGCGCCTGGACGGCCTGGCCCCGGGTCGGGGCGCCCGGCGCCGACCCTTATGCCCGCGCGGTCAATGCCCGGCGGGGCGAGATCCCCCTGACGATCGGAGAGGGCATGCTGCTCACCGCCGACCAGGACGATGCCGGCCGGCCGCTGGATGCGGCCTGCTCCTACACGGTGGCGGGCGTGACGCCCCCCGCCCGGGCCTGGACCGTGACGGTGGCGGGGCGGGGTGTCCGCGATCCGGGCTCCGTGCTGACGCGCGTAGGGTTCACTGCCACCGAGATCCTGCGCGAGACCGACGGTCGCTTCGTGATCGCGCTCTCGCCCGATGTGCAGCCGGGCAACTGGTTGCCGATGCCGCGCGCTCGGGGCCCCGTGCGCCTGGCCCTGCGCCTCTACGACACCCCCGTGGCGGCGAGCGCGGGCAACCTCGACCGCTCGGCCGTCCCGGCCATCACCCGCACCGGATGCGCCGCATGAGCCCACGCGGACGCTTTCTCCTGGCGACCCTGTCGGGACTGGTGCTTGCCGGCCTCGTCCATGTGGGCGTGGTCCTGCTGATCCCGCGCCTGTCGGAGGCCGATGCCCTGTCGCGGGCACGCTCCAGCGAATCGCTCGACCATCCGATGCCGGTGAGCACCGTGGCCGGCGGCGAGGCACCCGCCGCCGAGGATGGGCTTTCGATTCCCGACCCCGCCGTGGCGGTGGGGCTCTGCGCCTACGACCTCACCGAGGGCCCGATGCGGGTCTCCGCCCGCACGGGTCCGCTCATGATGTCGCTGGCCGTGCACGGGCGCCGGGGCGCCTTCTACGCGGTGACCGACCAGGCGGCGGTGCGTGGCGCCCTCGACCTCGTGGTGCTCACCCGCACCCAGTACGACGAGGCGCTGGCCAATGCCGACGAGGACGAGGTCAGCCATGACGTCCGCATCGTTGCGCCCGACACCCGGGGCTACGTGGTGGTGCGGGTGATCGCGGGGTTGCCGAGCCAGCGCCCGGCCGCCGACGCGGCGGTCCAGGCCGTTTCCTGTACCGTCGACAGCCCGGCCGACGAGGCCAAGCCCGGCGGCTGAACGGGTTCAATACTTCGCGACGATCGGCTTCGCGGCGACCGTCTTACGAACCGTCTCGACTTCCACCTCCGGCACGAGGCCGCAGCGGACCTCCGCCTCCGGGGGGACCAGAGGGTCGAGGAGGGGACGGCGGCCGTCGAGGGCCGCCAGCGTGCGTTCCGCCAGCACGGCCTCCGGTCCGGGCGCCTCGATCAGCAGATGCTCCAGGGCGTAGCGATAGCCGGCGGCGCGCAAGCCCGTCTCTAGGCGGACCCAGGCGATCAGACAGCGATTCTCGGCTACCCGCATGGCGGCGTGGTGGATGTCGTGGTCATCCAGAGTCTTGACGAAGGGCAGGCTGCGCAGGCGCAAGGCATCGGCCTCCTTCACCCGCGCCGCCAGCGCAACGAATTGCGGGATCAGCCGGGCATCGGTGCCGATATCCTCCGACAGGCGTCGATAGCGCGAGACCGGCGAACGGAAATCCTCCCCCATCAGCGTATCGTGGTAGGCGGATGGATCGGACGGGCGCCAGGCGGGCGGCAGGAGGCGGCTTCGGGTGAGGTTGGCCAGTCCGTCGGTGAAGGCGTCCCGCCCGGCCGCCGGCATCAGGAAGCGCCAGGCCCGGTCGCGCAGGATCCGCTCCTCATCCGTGAAGGGGAAATCCGAGGACGGCTCGTCGCGCCCGCGCGCGGCGAGGGTTCCGGTGGTGTCGATGAGGCTGTTCCAGGCGCCGGGCTTCGGACGGCCGAAATCTCCCTCCTGCGCGCACCCGGCCAGCAGGGCCAGCAGGACCAGGGGCGCTGCGACGGATCGGCTGGCGCGTGGGCGGCCGGCTTCGGAAGCGGGCGACATGCGGGTACGCGCCGGTCCGGTCAGGAGCGACGGCGCAGACGCGGCGGCGCGGCTTCGGTCTCGGGCATCCGTTCGTAGCGGATCCCCGTGAAGAACAGGATGGCGCCGCGGGGGGCGTCCGCATCCTGGCGGCGGAAGCGGCGGCCGGTGGCGGGGAAGGTCACGACGGTGGCCGTCGGACGCTCGGAAGGGCGCTCGTTGCCCCTCGTCTGTGGCGACCTGTCAGG
It encodes:
- a CDS encoding transglycosylase domain-containing protein; translation: MRLPKATSITTRIKRAALGFDAWVNASLYDSGRSAGETYERFQERMNVFAVRGWKRVALDLTSEGVTIGTAGAVLMLALAQSAFNQTSDNWLKAQDLAVTFLDRYGTEVGRRGIKHDDSLKLDDFPDIMIKALVSTEDRRFYEHWGIDPIGTARALVSNSRGGGNTQGGSSITQQLAKNLFLTNERSLERKINEAFLALWLESHLSKNEILKLYLDRAYMGGGTFGAVAAADYYFGKPLKDITLAEAAMLAGLFKAPTKYAPHVNLPAARARAADVLHNMVEAGFVTEGQIQTALRNPATPVTRTRDITADYYLDWAFGEIKQMADAGRFRSDRVLTVKTPLDLTIQRRADEVVQGTLRRLGDQYEVDEAAMVILDPDGALRAMVGGADYGESQFNRATDALRQPGSSFKPYVYAAGLAAGLYRPDTRVVDRPVCIGNWCPQNYGRSFSGATSLTVAVAKSINTIPIQVSIALGKAMGISHEARAAAAGRKKIIETAHAMGITTQLTDSVSLPIGSAEVNVIDQAAGYAVFANGGRKAKPYAAMEVKNSSGEVIYRHADERVEQVLSTQVVGDMNFMLTKVVEEGTGKRAALEGIKVAGKSGTTNAYRDAWFVGYTGNYVGAVWFGNDDHTSTNKMTGGSLPAMAWHDVMEVAHQGIELKPMPGLKDPGRAVAQSGPSAAPVNAAASAAGKLSRRSFEVIGAMNGLFRQVEKASEKAVEKSSAFRPARVPGAVADGTRAVDGRIGTP
- a CDS encoding DUF1214 domain-containing protein, whose product is MAAALRGGIRRASTVTLVLYALALGAGIGLATADYATRGGYPFGGVRVGAWTAWPRVGAPGADPYARAVNARRGEIPLTIGEGMLLTADQDDAGRPLDAACSYTVAGVTPPARAWTVTVAGRGVRDPGSVLTRVGFTATEILRETDGRFVIALSPDVQPGNWLPMPRARGPVRLALRLYDTPVAASAGNLDRSAVPAITRTGCAA
- a CDS encoding DUF1254 domain-containing protein, with protein sequence MSPRGRFLLATLSGLVLAGLVHVGVVLLIPRLSEADALSRARSSESLDHPMPVSTVAGGEAPAAEDGLSIPDPAVAVGLCAYDLTEGPMRVSARTGPLMMSLAVHGRRGAFYAVTDQAAVRGALDLVVLTRTQYDEALANADEDEVSHDVRIVAPDTRGYVVVRVIAGLPSQRPAADAAVQAVSCTVDSPADEAKPGG